A genomic stretch from Corynebacterium faecale includes:
- the nrdH gene encoding glutaredoxin-like protein NrdH, whose product MAITVYTKPACVQCTATKKALDRAGLDYELVDISLDDEARDYVLALGYLQAPVVVTGAEHWSGFRPERIRDMAAAVA is encoded by the coding sequence ATGGCCATCACCGTTTACACCAAGCCAGCCTGCGTCCAGTGCACCGCCACCAAGAAGGCTCTCGACCGTGCAGGTCTGGATTATGAGCTCGTGGACATCAGCCTTGATGATGAAGCCCGCGACTATGTCCTGGCACTCGGTTACCTCCAGGCCCCGGTTGTCGTGACCGGAGCCGAGCACTGGTCCGGATTCCGCCCAGAGCGCATCCGCGACATGGCGGCAGCAGTAGCCTGA
- the ykgO gene encoding type B 50S ribosomal protein L36 — protein sequence MKVRNSLRSLKNKPGAQVVRRRGKVYVINKKEPRFKARQG from the coding sequence ATGAAGGTACGCAATTCCCTTCGGTCGCTGAAGAACAAGCCGGGCGCCCAGGTCGTGCGTCGTCGTGGCAAAGTCTACGTGATCAATAAGAAGGAGCCACGTTTCAAGGCTCGCCAGGGTTAA